The region CCGATGCGCTGCTGCGTTTGTTCGGCTCGCCGAGCGGTTTGGCGCAGGCGTTGCGGCCGCTGTGCCGGCTGCCGTTGCCGCAGTTGGTGCCGGATATCGCCAATGATGACGTGGCCGCTGCCCGTGCTGAGTTGGAGCAGTCGCTGCAACAGGCGCGAGAGCTGTGGCAGCGCGAAGGCGCCACCTTCACCGCGGCGCTGCAGGCGGCCGCCGACGCCAAGCAATTCAACGGCAGCAAGTGGCGCTGGGTGTGGGCGGAAGGCGCGCTCAAGCATTTGGATGCTTTTGCTGCGGGTGTGGAAGCCTCGCCGTTGCGGCCCGGTAACGACTCTCACGAACGGCTGCTGGCAGAACACCTGCTGGAGCGTGCCAAGGCCGGCGCCACGGTGCCGACGTTGCCGGGCCTTGCCGTGCTGACTGAGATCGCCGCCCAGCAGCAACGGCTGGCGCCGCTGGAGCGCGCCGCACTGCTGCGCCAGTGCCGCGATCAGCTGGTGGCACGCCGCGAGCAGCTGATGCAGCAACGCAGCCAGCGCAGCGCCGATGATCTGCTGGTGGACGTGGACCGCGCCCTGCAACAGGACGATGGCGAGCGGCTGGCGGCGGCGCTGTGCCAGCGCTATCCAGTGGCGCTGGTGGATGAATTCCAAGATACCGACCCGGTGCAGTACCGTATTTTCCGCACCTTGTACCGTGATCGCCCGGATACAGCGCTGTTCATGATTGGGGACCCTAAACAGGCGATTTACCGTTTCCGCGGCGCGGACATCCACGCCTATTTGCAGGCCGCCGAAGACTGTCCGGCGCAGCAGCGCTATACCCTCGACACCAACTTCCGCTCCAGCAGCGCCATGGTGGCGGCGGTGAATCGCGTATTCGCGGCCCATCCGGTGCCGTTTGTCACCGCGGACATTCCTTTCCATCCGGTGAAGCCGGCTGGCGGCGCTGACCAGACACCGCTGCAGGTGCAGGACAGCGCGCCCCGCGGTGCGCTGACCTGGGCGCATGCTGACGCCGAGCAGGCCGGGTTGGGCAAGAGCAAGGAGCGCAGCCTGCTGTGGAGCAGCAACTGGGTGGCGGATGAAATCGCCGGTTTGCTGCAACAGGCCGCGGGCGGCAGTGCGCTAATCGGCGAGCGGCCGCTGGCGGCTGGCGACATGGCGGTGTTGGTGCGTACTCACAACGAGGCCCGTGCGGTGCGTGCGGCACTGTCTGAGCGCGGCATTGCCAGTGTTTACCGAGGCCGCGACAGCGTGCTGTCCACTGCCGTGGCTGACGATCTGGGCTTGGTATTGGCGGCGTTGGTGGAGCCGGAGCAGGCGCGTCGGGTGCGTGCGGCGCTGGCCACCAGCTTGCTCGGCTGGCCGATGGAGCAGCTGCAGCAACGATTCGAGGATGAACGCCAGTGGACGGCAACGTTGGAACAGTTCCGGCGCTGGGGACGGTTGTGGCGCAGCCAAGGTGTGCTGCCGGCGCTTTACGCGCTGCTCGAACACGAACAGGTATTGCCGCGCCTGCGCGCTCAAACCGACGGCGAGCGCAAGGTCACCGACCTGTTGCACTTGGCGGAACTGCTACAGCAGGCGGCTGGTCAGCAAGGCGGCCCGCGCGAGCTGCATCACTGGTACCAGCGCCAGCGGCAGTTGGGGCGGCAGCAAGACGTGCTGCAACTGCGTCTGGAAAGCGAAGACAACCTGGTACAGGTAGTCACCATTCACGCCAGCAAGGGGCTGCAGTATCCGTTGTGCTTCGTGCTCGGCATGAGCAATGGGCGCGCGCTGGATCAGGCCGATCTGACGCTGACGGTGGCGGGCCAAACTCAAGTGGCGTTGTCGCCGTCAGCGTTGAGCCCGGAATTTGCCGAACAGTGGCAGCAGCAGGCGGAGCAGGAAGCGTTGGCGGAGGATGTGCGGCTGCTCTACGTTGCCCTGACGCGCAGCGTGCACCGCTGTTATGTGCTGCACACTCCGGTTGGCCAAGGCGCTGAGCAGTCGGCGTTGGCGTGGCTGCTGCAGCGCGCCGGCCAGTCACCGCAGCACGTGCTCGATCAATTGTGCGGTGATGGTTTTGTCTGGACCGCTGACGCCCCGCCCGCTGCGTCGGCGGTGGCGGAGGCCAAACTGGATGCCGCGCCGGTGGCGGCTCGACCCTTCCGCGGGCGGCTGCAGGAGCGTTGGCGCATCAGCAGCTATACCGCGCTGACGCGCCAATTGGACGAGCCGCTGGGCGATTTCTTCGAAGCGGCGGAACCGGTGCTGTTGCCGCCGCTGCCGCGCGATGATGGCCTGACCCCGCACAGCTTCCCGCGTGGTGCCTCCGCCGGCGTGTTCCTGCACGCGATGCTGGAGGACTGGGGCCAGGGGCATCCGCTGACCGAGAGCAGTGTCAATGAGCGGTTGACTGAGTTCGGCTTCGATGCCGAGCAGTGGCAGTCGCCGGTATTGGCGTGGATGCAGCAGGTGATTGAGGTGCCACTGGGAGTGTTGCCGGTGCCGCTGGCGCAGCTGTCCCAGCGGCTGCCGGAGATGGAGTTCATGCTGTCGGTGCCGTCGCTGACCTTGGAGCAGTTGGATCAGCAACTCGACTGGTTGCCACCGACGTTGCCAAGACCGCCGCTGGTGGCCGAGCACTTGGCCGGCATGCTACGGGGGTTCATTGACCTGACCTTCGAATATCAGGGTCGCTATTACCTGCTCGACTACAAGAGCAACTGGCTTGGCGCCCGGACCGAGGACTACACCCACAGTGCCTTGGCGCGGGCGATGGCCGAACACCGCTACGACTTGCAGGCCGCCATTTACGCGCTGGCGTTGCATCGTCATTTGCGGCTGACATTGCCGGATTACGACCCCGATCAGCACTTCGGTGGCGTGCTCTACCAGTTTCTGCGTGGTGTAGAGGGCCCCGCTCGCGGCGTGTGGCACCACCGCCCGGACGCTGCCGACCTCGACCGTCTGGATCATTGTTTCGGCGCCGGAGATGCCCCATGACCGCCTTAGCCTGGATTGAAGAGCGTGCCCGCAGCGGCCGGCTACGGCCCCTGGATGCCGCCCTTGCGCAGTTGGTGGCCGCTCACACCGACGCCGATGATGAGCGCGTGTGGTGGATGCTGGCGGTGTCCCACCAGAGCGGGCAGGGCCATGTGTGCCTGGATCTGCCTGCGGCGCAGCGGCTGTTCGATGACGACTGCCCGTGGCCGCGGCCACAGGCGCTGCCGGATCCCGACGGCGACATTGTCGGCATCCCCGGCGACACCGCGCTGCTGATCCGCGATGGCGAGCGGTTGTATTTGGCTCGCGATTGGCAGGCGGAAGCCCAGGTGCTGTGGGCAATCCGCGCGCGTTTGCCATGGCGCACGCTACCCGGCGGGGTGCTGGCTCAGCACGCGGCGGCGCTGTTCCCTGCGGGCCACGGTGACGGCCTCGACTGGCAAAAGGTGGCCGCCATGCACGGCGTGCTGCGGCCGTTTGCGGTGATCACCGGTGGCCCTGGTACCGGTAAAACCTGGACCGTGGCGCGCTTGCTGGCGCTGCGGCTGCTGACTGCGCGGGCGCTAGACCCGCACGCCAGCTTGCCGCGTATCCGGCTGGCCGCGCCCACCGGCAAGGCGGCGGCGCGGCTGACCGAATCGCTGCAAGCCAGTTTGGCCGAGCTGGCGCTGCCGGAGGACATCCGTGCGGCACTGCCCAGCGAAGCGGTGACGCTGCACCGACTGCTGGGTATCGGCCGCGATGGCCGTCCGCGTCACAACGCCCAGCATCCGCTGCTGGTCGACCAAGTCGTGGTAGATGAAGCCTCGATGGTGGATCTGGGGCTGATGACCCAGTTGCTGCGGGCGTTGCCGGCGGATGCCGGCGTCTGTTTGGTGGGTGACCGCGACCAGTTGGCGTCGGTGGAAGCCGGCGCGGTGCTGGCGGACCTGTGTCGGTTGGCCACCGGCGCTTACTCGCCGGACTATGCGGCGCGCTTGGCGGCAGAAGGCTTGCCGGTGCCGGCTGCGGCGCAGCGGCCGGAACAGGATTTGGTGGTGCGGCTGACGCGAGTGCACCGTTTTGGCGAACGCTCTGGCATTGCCGAGCTGGCCACCGCGCTGCGCGAACAAGATGACACCGCGTTAGCGGCACTGCGGCAGGCGCCACCGGCAGATTTGGGCTGGCTGCCTGCCCAGCGGCCGGAGGTGCTCCAACAGGCACTCGCGGCGTTGCGTCCGGTGGTGCAGGTGGCGGCGGAAGGCGCCGATCCGGCGGCGGTGCTGGCCGCGTTCGGTCGCTTCCGCGTGCTGTGTGCGCTGCGGCGTGGCCCTTGGGGCGTGGAACAGTTCAACCAAGAGCTGGTGCGGGCCTTACGTCAGGGCGGTTTGGCCGCCGGCGAATGGTACCCGGGACGGGCGGTGTTGTTGACCCGCAACGACTGGGCGCTGGGGCTGTTCAACGGCGATGCCGGCATCACCGTGCGCGACCCGGCTGATGGCAGCCTCAAAGTGGCATTTGCCACCCTCGATGGGGCGGTGCGGTTGGTGGCGCCGGTGCGTTTGCCGAGCCATGAAGAAGCGTGGGCGATGACCATCCACAAGTCACAGGGCAGTGAGTTCGAGCAGGTCTTAGTGGTGTTGCCGGATCAGGACAGCCCGCTGCTAACGCGGGAGCTGCTGTACACCGCGGTGACGCGGGCGCGGCGGCGCCTGCAGGTGGCCGGTCCGGCCGGTCTGCTGGCGCAGGCGGCGCGGCGGGAAGTGCAGCGCCAGTCCGGTTTAGCAGAGCGTTTGCTGCGCGACTGAGCCGGTTTAGGCCAGCCGCGTGCCGGCTGGCACTGGGTGTTCGAAACTGGCCAGCACCACGTGGCCGTTGGCGTCGTGGGCGCCGGTCACCAGCACTTCCGACTTCACCCCGGCCACGCGCATGCTGGGAAAGTTGCACACGCACAGCAGTTGGCGCCCGATCAGTTGCTCCGGGGTGTAATGGTCAGTGATCTGGGCGCTGGAGATGCGGGTGCCGAGCGGTCCCAGATCCAGCGTCAGCACGTAAGCGGGTTTGCGCGCCTTGGTGTTGGGCCGAGCTTCCAGCACCGTGGCGACGCGCAGTTCCACCCGCTCGAAGTCGGCCCACTCGATCAGCTCGGGGCGCGCATTGGACTCGGTCATGCCGGGTCCACGTAGCGCGCCAACAGGCCGAAGCCGAGAGCGGCATCGCTCAGTCCTTCCGGGCGCGGCACGCGCACCACATGGCCATCACCGGGTGCCACCTCGATCGCTTCACCCTTGCGGTTTTCCAGTACCTCCAGCGGGAAACGGCGGTTGCCTTCCGGAGTGATTAGCAGCACGTCATTGCCGCGCTCAAAGCGGTTTTTCACCGCCAGCGTGACCCACTGCGGGTCGGCATCGATCACTTCGCCAGCCAGCTGCTGGGTGCCGAGGGTGGAGGTGCCGGCTTCGTAGCGCTGGTATTCCTGCGGCGGATGGCGGCGGAAGAAGCCTTCGGTGTAGCCGCGGTTGGACATTGCTTCCAACTCGTCCATCAGCTCCATGTCGAAGTCGCGGCCGGCGGCGGCGTCATCGATGGCGCGGCGGTATACCTGCGCGGTGCGCGCGGCGTAGTACACCGACTTGGTGCGGCCCTCGATCTTCAGCGAGTGCACGCCCATCTCAGTGAGTGCCTTCACATGCTGCACTGCGCGCAGGTCGCGGGAGTTCATGATGTAGGTGCCGTGCTCATCTTCGTGCATGGCGATGGTGCGGCCCGGCTCGTTGGGCTCTTCCAGCAAGATCGAACGCGGCGGCGTGTAGGTTTGCACGCTTTCTAGGTTCTGCACCGGGATCAGGTCGCCGGTGGAGTCCTCGGCGCCGGCCACTTCTTTGTAATCCCAGCGGCAGGCGTTGGTGCAGGCGCCCTGGTTAGCGTCGCGGTGGTTCATGTAGCCGGACAGCAAACAGCGGCCGGAGTAGGCCATGCACAGTGCCCCGTGCACGAACACTTCCAATTCCATGTCCGGCACTTTCTCGCGGATGGTGGCCACTTCCTCCAGCGCCAGCTCACGCGACAAAATCACCCGGCGGATGCCCTGGCGGCGCCAGAACTCCACCGTGGCGTAGTTGACCGCGTTGGCCTGCACCGACAGGTGGATTTCCTGGTCTGGCCATTGCTCACGCACCAGCATGATCAGGCCCGGATCGGACATGATCAGTGCGTCCGGTTTCAGCTCCACGATCGGCGCTAGGTCGCGCAGATAGCTGCGTACCTTGTCGTTGTGGGGGCTGATGTTGGAGGCGAGGTAGAACAGTTTGCCCTGCGCGTGGGCCGCTTCGATGCCCTCGGCCAAGGCGTCCTCGTTCTTGAACGAGTTGTTGCGCACTCGCAGCGAATAGCGCGGCTGACCGGCATAAACGGCATCGGCGCCGTAGGCAAACGCATATTGCAGATGCTTGAGGGTGCCGGCCGGCGACAGCAATTCGGGGCGGAAGCCGGAGGGACTTTGGGCCATGGTGGATCTCGCAGGTGATGGCAGCGGGGCGCCATGATAACAGCGCCCCGCCACGGCAGCACCCGCTGTCAGTAGCGGGCGACCGCCATGCCCGAGAATTGCTTGGCCAGGTAAGTGGCGTAGTTGTCGGTCATGCCGGCGAGGAAATCCAGCGCCCGCATGATGCATTCGTACACCCGCTCCGATTCTGGCAGCGTGGCCAGCTCCGGCGGGAAGCTTTCGCGCCCGATCAGGTCGATGATGCGCTTGTGGCGGTAGTTATCGGTGACGCCGAGCGCGTGGCCGACGGCGGCATCAATGAGCCCGTTTAGCAGTGTGCCAATGACCTCGAAAGCGCCGATTTCCAGCTCCACTTTGCGCGGGTGCTCAAACACTTGCGTGCGCGCCATGTGCTTGGCGTTTTCCACCAGATCGCGCACCACCGGCTCACAATGGGAAATCAGATCGCCTTGTACCTGCCCGGCCAGTAAGTCGTCATGGTGGGCCAAGAACGCCTGTTCGCCAGCTTCGATGCAGCGTTCGATGATCTTGCCGCGCAGCAGCGCCGCCTTGCGGCCGACGCGCAGGTTGGAGTGCACCAGATTACGCACCTCTTCGGTGTCTGGGAGCGCTGGAGACAGCAGAGCGAACACCTCGTTCCAATGCAGCAGGTCCATCTCCAACCCGTCTTCCAGGTCGATGATGGCGTAGCAAAAGTCGTCCGCGGCTTCGACCAAGTACGCCAGCGGATGGCGCGCGAAGCGCTGCGGCCCGGCCGGTGCCATACCGGTGGCAGCACACACTTCCAGCAGCGCCGACTGGTCGGACCGAAACGCGCTGTACTTGTGTGGCCGGGGACAGTCCGGCTGGGCAGCGTAATCCGATAGCCACGGATATTTGAGAAACGCACCGAGGGTGGCGTAGGTGAGCCGCATGCCGTCTTCGTAATGGTGATATTCGCTTTTGGTGAGCGTGCGAAAACCTTGGGCGTTGCCCTCGAACAGCAGCAGGTCGGTGTGGCAGGCGGGATCGATCAGGTCCAGATAGTGCTGGCCGCGATCCTTGAACCAAGCGCGGATGGCGCGTTCGCCGGTGTGGCCGAACGGTGGGTTACCGATGTCATGGGCAAGGCAGGCGGATTGCACGATGTCGCCCAGATCGGTGGCGCGTACATCCGGCGGCAGCCAGCCGCGCTGCTCGAGTTGGTCGCCGATGCGAATGCCCAGCGTGCGGCCGACGCAGGACACTTCCAGTGAGTGGGTCAGGCGGTTGTGCACATGATCGTTGGTGGCCAGCGGGTGAACCTGGGTCTTGCGCGCCAGCCGGCGGAACGCGCCAGAGAAAATGATCTTGTCGTGATCACGGATGAAGGCGGTGCGGCCGCTCTCGTCCTTGGCCGGGCGCCGGCCCAACCGGCCCTTGTTGAGCAACTGTTGCCATTGCATGGACATCTCACACGCGGATTGGCCGAAGGGGACCTGAATCTACCGGCCCATGCCGATGAACTCCAGCGCCGCCCGCTTACAATGGAGTCATCATTGAACCGGAGCCGCCGATGACCACTGTCTACGACTTTTCCGCCCCGCTGCTGGACGGTACCGAACAGCCCCTGGACAGCTACCGTGGCCAGGTGCTGCTGATCGTTAACACCGCCAGCCGCTGCGGGCTGACGCCGCAATACCAAGGGCTGCAGGCGTTGCAGGAACGCTACCAAGCACAGGGTTTCACCGTGCTCGGTTTTCCCTGCAACCAGTTCCGCAACCAAGAGCCGGGCAGCGCTGATGACATTGCCGAGTTCTGCGATACCCGCTACGCGGTGCGCTTCCCGGTGTTCGATAAAGTCGAGGTGAACGGCGACGGCGCCCATCCGCTGTGGCAGTACCTAGTGCGTGAGGCGCCAGGAGTGCTGGGCAGCCGGCGCATCAAGTGGAATTTCACCAAGTTCCTGATCGGCCGCGACGGCAAAGTGCTGCACCGCTACGCGCCGATTAAGACGCCGGACAGTCTGGTTGCCGACATCGAGGCCGCACTGAAACGCTGATCAGCGCTACTGACGGAGGCCGAGCAGCGTTTGCTTGGCTTCTAGAGCGGTACTGAACAGCACGGTGTCGCCGTCAGCAAATACCGGCGCGTGGGCAATTTTTTCCAGCAGGATGTTTTTCACCTCAGCGAAACTGAGGGTGACGTCCTGCTGCGCCAGCCGTCGCCGCAGCCGGGCCAGGTAATCCAGCGCGGTGCTGTCCATGTGGCTCACCGATGACATCACCAGCACGAGGTGGCGGCTGGCTGGGTGCTGGGCGAGGGTGTCGGTAATGCGCTGGTTCACTACCCGGATATTGCCGAAGAACAGGCTTTCGTCGATGCGCAGCATCAGCAGTTCCGGCACTTCTTCCACCTGCTGGCGGGCACGGTTGCGGAACTGGCTGGTGCCGGGGATCTGGCCGATCACGGCCACGTGTGGATTGCTGGCCTGCCAGATCAGCGCCAGCAGCGATAGCCCAATGCCGAGCGCAATGCCAGTTTGGATGTCGATCAGCAAAACGCCGAGGAAGGTGCCGGTAAACACCGCGGCATCGCTGCGGTCATAACGCCACAGTCGTCGCAGCTGGCCGAACTCAATCAGTGACCAGGAGGCAGCGATGATGATGGCCGCCAGCACCGCCAGCGGCAGCGCCGACAGCAGGTCGGTGAAGCCCATCAGCAGCACCGATAACAGGGCAATGCTC is a window of Alcanivorax sp. REN37 DNA encoding:
- a CDS encoding glutathione peroxidase, yielding MTTVYDFSAPLLDGTEQPLDSYRGQVLLIVNTASRCGLTPQYQGLQALQERYQAQGFTVLGFPCNQFRNQEPGSADDIAEFCDTRYAVRFPVFDKVEVNGDGAHPLWQYLVREAPGVLGSRRIKWNFTKFLIGRDGKVLHRYAPIKTPDSLVADIEAALKR
- the recD gene encoding exodeoxyribonuclease V subunit alpha encodes the protein MTALAWIEERARSGRLRPLDAALAQLVAAHTDADDERVWWMLAVSHQSGQGHVCLDLPAAQRLFDDDCPWPRPQALPDPDGDIVGIPGDTALLIRDGERLYLARDWQAEAQVLWAIRARLPWRTLPGGVLAQHAAALFPAGHGDGLDWQKVAAMHGVLRPFAVITGGPGTGKTWTVARLLALRLLTARALDPHASLPRIRLAAPTGKAAARLTESLQASLAELALPEDIRAALPSEAVTLHRLLGIGRDGRPRHNAQHPLLVDQVVVDEASMVDLGLMTQLLRALPADAGVCLVGDRDQLASVEAGAVLADLCRLATGAYSPDYAARLAAEGLPVPAAAQRPEQDLVVRLTRVHRFGERSGIAELATALREQDDTALAALRQAPPADLGWLPAQRPEVLQQALAALRPVVQVAAEGADPAAVLAAFGRFRVLCALRRGPWGVEQFNQELVRALRQGGLAAGEWYPGRAVLLTRNDWALGLFNGDAGITVRDPADGSLKVAFATLDGAVRLVAPVRLPSHEEAWAMTIHKSQGSEFEQVLVVLPDQDSPLLTRELLYTAVTRARRRLQVAGPAGLLAQAARREVQRQSGLAERLLRD
- a CDS encoding deoxyguanosinetriphosphate triphosphohydrolase — its product is MQWQQLLNKGRLGRRPAKDESGRTAFIRDHDKIIFSGAFRRLARKTQVHPLATNDHVHNRLTHSLEVSCVGRTLGIRIGDQLEQRGWLPPDVRATDLGDIVQSACLAHDIGNPPFGHTGERAIRAWFKDRGQHYLDLIDPACHTDLLLFEGNAQGFRTLTKSEYHHYEDGMRLTYATLGAFLKYPWLSDYAAQPDCPRPHKYSAFRSDQSALLEVCAATGMAPAGPQRFARHPLAYLVEAADDFCYAIIDLEDGLEMDLLHWNEVFALLSPALPDTEEVRNLVHSNLRVGRKAALLRGKIIERCIEAGEQAFLAHHDDLLAGQVQGDLISHCEPVVRDLVENAKHMARTQVFEHPRKVELEIGAFEVIGTLLNGLIDAAVGHALGVTDNYRHKRIIDLIGRESFPPELATLPESERVYECIMRALDFLAGMTDNYATYLAKQFSGMAVARY
- a CDS encoding tRNA-binding protein, translating into MTESNARPELIEWADFERVELRVATVLEARPNTKARKPAYVLTLDLGPLGTRISSAQITDHYTPEQLIGRQLLCVCNFPSMRVAGVKSEVLVTGAHDANGHVVLASFEHPVPAGTRLA
- the trhP gene encoding prephenate-dependent tRNA uridine(34) hydroxylase TrhP, which gives rise to MAQSPSGFRPELLSPAGTLKHLQYAFAYGADAVYAGQPRYSLRVRNNSFKNEDALAEGIEAAHAQGKLFYLASNISPHNDKVRSYLRDLAPIVELKPDALIMSDPGLIMLVREQWPDQEIHLSVQANAVNYATVEFWRRQGIRRVILSRELALEEVATIREKVPDMELEVFVHGALCMAYSGRCLLSGYMNHRDANQGACTNACRWDYKEVAGAEDSTGDLIPVQNLESVQTYTPPRSILLEEPNEPGRTIAMHEDEHGTYIMNSRDLRAVQHVKALTEMGVHSLKIEGRTKSVYYAARTAQVYRRAIDDAAAGRDFDMELMDELEAMSNRGYTEGFFRRHPPQEYQRYEAGTSTLGTQQLAGEVIDADPQWVTLAVKNRFERGNDVLLITPEGNRRFPLEVLENRKGEAIEVAPGDGHVVRVPRPEGLSDAALGFGLLARYVDPA
- the recB gene encoding exodeoxyribonuclease V subunit beta, coding for MHELRPIDLTGMPLHGLNLIEASAGTGKTYSIAALYLRLVLGIGCAPVAVENLLVVTFTRAAVAELRGRVRARLVQARGWFQRGEADEPFGRFLLDSMAAEPALALLERAITSMDNAAIFTIHGFCQRVLKEYALDMGVTLDAEFVDDDAELFAQAVNDLWRAVMHPQQRDWQADALLRLFGSPSGLAQALRPLCRLPLPQLVPDIANDDVAAARAELEQSLQQARELWQREGATFTAALQAAADAKQFNGSKWRWVWAEGALKHLDAFAAGVEASPLRPGNDSHERLLAEHLLERAKAGATVPTLPGLAVLTEIAAQQQRLAPLERAALLRQCRDQLVARREQLMQQRSQRSADDLLVDVDRALQQDDGERLAAALCQRYPVALVDEFQDTDPVQYRIFRTLYRDRPDTALFMIGDPKQAIYRFRGADIHAYLQAAEDCPAQQRYTLDTNFRSSSAMVAAVNRVFAAHPVPFVTADIPFHPVKPAGGADQTPLQVQDSAPRGALTWAHADAEQAGLGKSKERSLLWSSNWVADEIAGLLQQAAGGSALIGERPLAAGDMAVLVRTHNEARAVRAALSERGIASVYRGRDSVLSTAVADDLGLVLAALVEPEQARRVRAALATSLLGWPMEQLQQRFEDERQWTATLEQFRRWGRLWRSQGVLPALYALLEHEQVLPRLRAQTDGERKVTDLLHLAELLQQAAGQQGGPRELHHWYQRQRQLGRQQDVLQLRLESEDNLVQVVTIHASKGLQYPLCFVLGMSNGRALDQADLTLTVAGQTQVALSPSALSPEFAEQWQQQAEQEALAEDVRLLYVALTRSVHRCYVLHTPVGQGAEQSALAWLLQRAGQSPQHVLDQLCGDGFVWTADAPPAASAVAEAKLDAAPVAARPFRGRLQERWRISSYTALTRQLDEPLGDFFEAAEPVLLPPLPRDDGLTPHSFPRGASAGVFLHAMLEDWGQGHPLTESSVNERLTEFGFDAEQWQSPVLAWMQQVIEVPLGVLPVPLAQLSQRLPEMEFMLSVPSLTLEQLDQQLDWLPPTLPRPPLVAEHLAGMLRGFIDLTFEYQGRYYLLDYKSNWLGARTEDYTHSALARAMAEHRYDLQAAIYALALHRHLRLTLPDYDPDQHFGGVLYQFLRGVEGPARGVWHHRPDAADLDRLDHCFGAGDAP